A single region of the Melopsittacus undulatus isolate bMelUnd1 chromosome 10, bMelUnd1.mat.Z, whole genome shotgun sequence genome encodes:
- the MED7 gene encoding mediator of RNA polymerase II transcription subunit 7 — MGEPQQVSALPPPPMQYIKEYTDENIRKGLAPKPPPPVKDSYMMFGNQFQCDDLIIRPLESQGIERLHPMQFDHKKELRKLNMSILVNFLDLLDILIRSPGSIKREEKLEDLKLLFVHVHHLINEYRPHQARETLRVMMEVQKRQRLETAERFQKHLERVVEMIQNCLASLPDDLPLSEGGLRVKVEPMDPGDGNNCMGQSEKQRKRSGSKRDQVLDKDAAMCSIIDEMT; from the coding sequence ATGGGTGAACCTCAGCAAGTGAGCGCTCTTCCTCCACCTCCAATGCAGTACATAAAAGAATACACTGATGAAAATATCCGTAAAGGCTTAGCTCCAAAACCACCTCCACCAGTGAAAGACAGCTATATGATGTTTGGTAATCAGTTTCAGTGTGATGATCTGATCATTCGACCCTTGGAGAGCCAGGGTATTGAACGGTTGCATCCAATGCAGTTTGACCACAAGAAGGAATTAAGAAAACTTAATATGTCCATCCTGGTCAACTTTTTGGACCTCTTGGATATCTTGATAAGGAGTCCAGGGAGTATAAAGCGAGAGGAGAAACTTGAAGACTTGAAACTGCTTTTTGTTCACGTCCATCATCTTATAAATGAGTATCGCCCTCACCAAGCTAGGGAGACACTGAGAGTCATGATGGAGGTGCAGAAACGGCAACGTCTGGAAACAGCAGAGCGGTTTCAGAAGCACTTGGAACGAGTTGTAGAGATGATTCAGAACTGCCTGGCTTCCTTGCCTGATGATCTGCCTCTTTCAGAGGGAGGACTGAGAGTGAAAGTGGAACCAATGGATCCTGGTGATGGCAACAACTGTATGGGACAgagtgaaaagcagagaaagcgTTCTGGTAGCAAGAGAGATCAGGTTTTAGACAAAGATGCAGCTATGTGTAGCATTATTGATGAAATGACATGA